The genomic region GGCCCTGTTCGAATGGAACCCCTACAACATCCCGATCATCGCCGTCCAGGCCGGCGAAGTGCAGCTCGAAGACGTGGTGGCGGGAGAGACGCTGCGTGAACAGCTGGACGACACCACGGGCATGCGGCAGAAGGTGATCACGGAGAACCGGGGTTCCAGGGCGCTCCATCCGCGTATCTACATCGCGGACGCCAAGGGCAAGAAGAAGGATGAATACAATCTGCCCACCGGCGCCCACCTGCTCGTCACCGAGTTCACGGACCAGAGCAATACCGAACGCACCCACGTGCAGCCCGGTACGGTCCTCGCGCGCATACCGCGCTCCATCGGCAGGACCCGGGACATTACCGGCGGCCTGCCGCGCGTCGCCGAGCTCTTCGAGGCGCGCCGGCCGCGCGACCCCGCCACGGTGGCGAAGGTGGACGGCGTAGTGAAGGTCGCCGGTATCGTCCGGCGCTCCCACCGCCTCCTCGTCCGCGCCGACGACGGGTCGGAACAGGAATACCTGATCCCCCAGGGCCGCCATCTCAGCGTGCGCGACGGCGACCGGGTGCAGGCGGGCGAGCCCCTGTCCGAAGGGTCCATCGATCCCCACGACATTCTCGAGATCCAGGGGGTGAACGCCGTACAGGAGTACCTGGTGAACCAGATCCAGGAAGTCTACCGCATGCAGGGCGTGAGCATCAACGACAAGCACGTGGAAGTCATCGTGCGCCAGATGCTCCAGAAGGTCAAGGTGGACGACCCGGGCGACACGGAGTTTCTGAAGGGCGAGGCCGTGGACCGCACCCGTTTCCAGTGGGAGAACGACCGCGTGCTGCGCGAAGGCGGCGACCCGGCGACGAACCAGCCGCTCTTGCTGGGCATCGCCAAGGCCGCGCTGAGTACCGAGAGCTTCGTCTCCGCGGCGGCCTTCCAGGAAACGACGCGCGTACTGACCGAAGCGGCCATCCAGGGCAAGCGGGATGCGCTCCTCGGACTGAAGGAGAATGTGATCATGGGTCACCTGATACCCGCTGGTACGGGGCTGGACCGGTACAGCCAGATGCGGCTCGTGGACGAAGAGGGCAACGAGATCGAGCCACCGGCCATCGAACCGGAGCCGTTCTTCGACGCGGAGTCGGTGAATGGCGACGCGGAAGCGGTGAGCGCAGAGGCGAAAGCGGCGAGCGCAGAGGCGAAAGCGGCGAGCGCAGAGGCGAAAGCGGCGAGCGCAGACGGGGAATCGGCGAGCGCAGACGGGGAGGCCAAGACCTCCGAAACCGTGCAGAACGTGGCCGAGGCCGAGACGCCGCCCGTGGAAACCGTCTGACCCATGTGGACGCAGTCCATGACCGGGCGCCGCCGGGTTGACGGCGGCGCTCGTTTTTTTGGCAAAAAGCGCTTGACACCGTAAACGGAACTGATTAAATTTTTCCACCTATGGCTTTTGGGGGAAATGCGTTTTGACCAGACCCCTGAAACCCATGTTTCACAGGCTTGTCCGGGTCGGTACAACAGGGAAGGTTGGGCGGAAATGCCAACGATAAACCAGCTCATACGCCACGGCCGGAAGAAGTCGCAGCGTAAGACGAAATCACCCGCGTTGCGCGGCAGTCCCCAGAAACGGGGCAACTGCCTGCAGGTGAAGACGCAGACGCCCAAGAAGCCGAATTCGGCGTTGCGGAAAATAGCCCGCGTCCGCCTGATGAACGGCATCGAGGCCACCTGTTACATCCCGGGCGAGAGCCATAACCTGCAAGAGCACAATATCGTTCTGGTCCGGGGCGGCCGGGTGAAGGACCTGCCCGGCGTGCGGTACCACATCATCCGCGGCGCGCTGGACGCCAGCGGAGTGCCCGACCGGCGCAACGGGCGTTCGAAATACGGAACCAAGAAGCCCAAGTAGGCGGGAAGCAAATCCTGGAAGTACACCCTGGCCGTACGTTAGGGAGCATGAGATGGCAAGACGGAAAGAAGTCGTAAGACGGGAACCGGAGCCGGACTGGAAGTACAACAGCGTACTGGTGTCCAAGTTCATCAACGGATTGATGCGCAAGGGGAAGAAGAGCATCGCGGAACGCGTATTCTACCAGGCCCTCGATCTGATCGAGGAACGCACGAGCCAGGAACCGCTGCCCGTTTTCGAGAAGGCGATCAAGATCGTCGGTCCCGTCGTGCATGTCAAATCCCGCCGGGTGGGCGGTTCGACCTACCAGGTTCCCGTGGAAGTGCGGGATGACCAGCAGCGGGCCATGGCGATTCGCTGGATCATCGATGCCGCGCGGGCCCGTTCAGAGAAGAACATGTTCGAGTGCCTGGCGGGAGAGTTTACCGCCGCCGCCAGGGGGGAGGGCGCCGCCGTCCGCCGCAAGGAAGAGACGTACCGGATGGCGGAAGCGAACCGGGCCTTCGCCCATTACAGGTGGTAGCGGCGTATCGATATCACGTCGAAACAGTAAAAACGGATCATCCCTCGCGATGATCCGTACTTTATGAGGTAGATGACGCAGTGACTGAGACAACGATCAAGCCGAAAGAAAAAATGTCCGAAGCATACCAAAAGCACGCTTCCGAATCGAACCTGGAAAAGACCAGGAACATCGGGATCATGGCCCATATCGACGCGGGCAAGACGACCACCACCGAACGCATCCTCTATTATACGGGACGCGTGCGGAGAATGGGCGAGGTACACGACGGCGCAGCGACCATGGACTGGATGGAGCAGGAACGCGAACGGGGCATCACGATAACGTCCGCGGCCACGACATCCTTCTGGCGCGACCACCGGATCAATATCATCGATACGCCCGGTCACGTCGACTTTACGGTCGAGGTGGAACGATCGCTGCGCGTGCTTGACGGCTCCGTGGCGATTTTTTGTGCCGTGGGCGGCGTCGAGCCGCAGTCCGAGACCGTGTGGCGGCAGGCCGACAAGTACGGCGTGCCCCGCCTGGCCTACGTGAACAAGATCGACCGCGTCGGGGCGGACTTCCACCAGGTCGTCTCCATGATACACGAACGGCTCGGGGCCAACGCCATCCCGATCCAGCTGCCCATCGGCGCCGGCGACCTGTTTACCGGGTCCATCGACCTGGTCTCCATGAAAGCCCGCAGCTACCACGAAGACAACATGGGCGCCACGTACGACGAGCACGACATCCCGAAGGACCTGGTCGAATATGCCGCGGAGCACCGGAACAAGCTGATCGAGAGCCTCGCCGAAGTGGACGAGGAACTGATGGAAACCTACCTGTCCGGCGAGGTACCGACGGCTTCCGAATTGCAGGGCGCCATTCGCCGGGCCACGCTGTCGGTCAGCCTGATCCCCGTCCTGGTAGGCTCTTCCTTCCGCAACAAGGGCGTCCAGGCGCTGCTCGACGCGATCGTCGACTACCTGCCGTCGCCCCAGGACGTGCCGCCCGTCACGGGCAAGAATACCTTGACCGGCGAACAGGAAACGCGGGAGAGCGTGCCCGACGCGCCGCTGTCCGGCGTGGCCTTCAAGATCATGACCGACCCCCATGTGGGCAAGCTGGCCTTCTACCGGATCTATTCCGGCACGCTGCCCGCCGGATGTTACGTGTTGAATA from Gemmatimonadota bacterium harbors:
- a CDS encoding 30S ribosomal protein S12, which produces MPTINQLIRHGRKKSQRKTKSPALRGSPQKRGNCLQVKTQTPKKPNSALRKIARVRLMNGIEATCYIPGESHNLQEHNIVLVRGGRVKDLPGVRYHIIRGALDASGVPDRRNGRSKYGTKKPK
- the rpsG gene encoding 30S ribosomal protein S7 — protein: MARRKEVVRREPEPDWKYNSVLVSKFINGLMRKGKKSIAERVFYQALDLIEERTSQEPLPVFEKAIKIVGPVVHVKSRRVGGSTYQVPVEVRDDQQRAMAIRWIIDAARARSEKNMFECLAGEFTAAARGEGAAVRRKEETYRMAEANRAFAHYRW